The genomic stretch TATGTGAGTTTGTATCAGTTGCACATCAGGGTTGCGAGTATGAATCTGTTTGATGGTTTCAGGTATGTAATGGAGGTGATACTCTCTGAGGAACCTTCTCATCCCACCAACATCCTCGGTAAATAAGAGCGAAAGGTATAATACAGCCAATACGAATGTTTAACATAGACGCGAGACCACTTCTTCGGTATCCATGAGCGCCTGATGGGATGTTCTTTCGGATCATACCGGCGTCCGTCATATCCCTGAGGCCATGCGCCGTTGGGATATTGCGCTCGAAGCAATCCCTTAAGGCCGTATTCCATCGCATCTCGAATTCTCACCTCGCGCTCATCCTGTGGCTGACCGATCGTCTGGATCAAAGCCATCAGGAACCGAAGGGCGCTTTGGGTGGTGTTGTCGTCGAACGATGTCCAGTTTCTTCGTCTGGATATCTCCTTGGGAGAGAGCTTCCCCTTATCGGCACGTCGATACCACCTCCGGCTCCATCGGGGGCTGAAATCGATGTAATACGTCCATCCTCCGGACTCCAACTGTCCCCAGGCGAGGGCGTCTGCGGCTTCCTTAGCTGCTTCCAGATATCTCTTATCACCTGTCACCTCATATGCCTTCAGGAAGGCCATGCCAACTGAGGGTGTGCCCGGCGGTTGAACCCAGATCTGGATCCGGCTCGCCTTCACCTCGCCCCACCGTTCTCCCATATCTTCCGAATACCTCCATAGGTATCCTCCATGTGTGGAGATGGATCGGAGGAATTCCGTTGCTCTTTCCAACGTTTTTAAAGCCTCCTTGGCGAGAGGGTCGACGTTCGTTCTAATAGAAGGAGGTTGATATGTTCTCTCACCGAACGCTGTAACCTTCACGCTGAAGCCGATAGCGGTTGTTGCCGCTAATATCCTCACAAACTCTCGACGGCTCATACCCTCGTTCATCGTTCTCCTCCCGAGCGAAGTGCGCAGCGCCATTCTAAATATACCCTTCCTTCTCGTATTGCCTGAGTTTATAGTGAAGGGCCCGCACGCTTATACCCAATATGTTAGCCGCCTTCTCGCGGTGACCGTTGACATAGGCAAGGGTGGAGAGAATGAGCTCGCGCTCGGCTTCCCTGATCTTAGTTCCGATCCGGATGTGAATAGCTTTTTCGCTCTTGTAGCGTCCTATCTCAAGGGGCAAGTCCTCGGGCTCGATCACCTTCGATTGGCAGGTCAGGGCCAGTCTCTCCATCAGATTCCTCAGTTCCCGCACGTTTCCGGGCCATGAGTAAGAGCAGAGCATCTCCATCGCCTCTCGGGATATCCTCATCGGTTGGCGTCCGTGCTCCCTGCAGAACTCCTCCAGGAAGCTGACTGCCATGACAGGTATATCCTCCACCCTTTCGCGAAGCGGCGGAAGGGTTATAGGCACGACGTTCAACCGGTGGAAGAGATCCTCCCTGAATTTGCCCTCCTTGACCGCTTCCCTGAGATCCCTGTTTGTGGCGGCTATGAAGCGCACATCGACCTTGACCGGCCTGTTTCCGCCGATCCTGAAGAGCTCCCTCTGATCGAGCACACGCAGCAGATCCACCTGGGTTTTAAGCGACATCTCTCCGATCTCATCCAGGAAGAGCGTCCCGCCATCCGCCAGCTCGATTTTGCCTATCCTCTGTTGATAGGCGCCGGTAAACGCTCCTCTCTCATGCCCGAACAGTTCTGATTCGAGCAATGTCTCTGGTATGGCCCCGCAGTTGATGGATATAAAGGGTTTATCCCTGCGTTTGCTTCTGTTATGGATCGCCCTCGCTACCAGTTCCTTCCCCGTGCCGGTCTCGCCTTGTATCAGCACGGTGGCGTTGGTGGGAGCAACCTTGTTTATCAGCTCGAAGATCTCCCTCATTTTGGAATTGGTGCCGATCATGGATTCGAACCTGTCCTCCTGTTTCAGAAGCTCACGCAGACGTTTGTTCTCGACGACCACACTATGGATTTGGAGGGCATTTGCGACCATGGCCCTCAGCTCCGCCAGTTTTATCGGTTTGGTGATGTAGTTATAAGCTCCTGAACGCATCGCATCCACGGCATCCTCGATGCTACCGTAGGCGGTGATGATGATAACGATCAGATCCGGGTCGATCTCCTTCGCCTTTTTGAGCAGATCCAACCCTGATATCCCCGGCATCCGAACGTCGCTTATCAGGAGATCGAAGTAATCCCCTTCGATCTTTCTCAGGGCCACTTCGCCGTTGGGAGCCACTTCGACCTCATGGCCATCTTTCTGAAGGGCCTTGGCCATGCCTTGGCGTATTCCCTCTTCATCCTCAGCTATCAGTATTCTGGCCACCATTGCCTTCACCTCTGACAGGGAGGATCACCGTGAAGGTAGTTCCAACGCCGACCTGGCTTTCAAGGTCGATATCGCCGCCATGGTCCTTTATGATCTTAAGGGCTATGGGCAAACCCATCCCCGTCCCGTTCTCCTTTGTCGTGTAATAGAACTCGAACACCCTATCCTGTTCCTCCGGATGCATACCAACTCCGGTATCCGAGATGGAGGCTTTTATGAGATTATGGGGTTCATCCCACCGCGTGGTCACCGTGAGCTTACCGCCTTGTGGCATCGCCTCG from Candidatus Poribacteria bacterium encodes the following:
- a CDS encoding sigma-54-dependent Fis family transcriptional regulator → MVARILIAEDEEGIRQGMAKALQKDGHEVEVAPNGEVALRKIEGDYFDLLISDVRMPGISGLDLLKKAKEIDPDLIVIIITAYGSIEDAVDAMRSGAYNYITKPIKLAELRAMVANALQIHSVVVENKRLRELLKQEDRFESMIGTNSKMREIFELINKVAPTNATVLIQGETGTGKELVARAIHNRSKRRDKPFISINCGAIPETLLESELFGHERGAFTGAYQQRIGKIELADGGTLFLDEIGEMSLKTQVDLLRVLDQRELFRIGGNRPVKVDVRFIAATNRDLREAVKEGKFREDLFHRLNVVPITLPPLRERVEDIPVMAVSFLEEFCREHGRQPMRISREAMEMLCSYSWPGNVRELRNLMERLALTCQSKVIEPEDLPLEIGRYKSEKAIHIRIGTKIREAERELILSTLAYVNGHREKAANILGISVRALHYKLRQYEKEGYI